In Actinotignum schaalii, the sequence TTTTGCCTTCGCCCCATTCCACCACGGTGGCGGATTCTTCCAGGGAGGAATCTAGGTCCAGGGCGTCCAGTTCTTCCAGGGAGGTGAGGCGGTAGGCGTCCACGTGGACGAGGTCGGGGCCACCCACGCGCGAGCGGTGCACATTGGCGATCACGAACGTTGGGGAGGTGACGCGCCCGCCCACGTTCATGCCTTCCGCGATTCCGCGGGTCATTGTGGTTTTTCCGGCGCCCAGCGGCCCGTTGAGCATGATGAGGTCGCCGCCGCGCAGGAGTTTTCCGAGGGCGCAGCCAACGGCGTGCATCGCCTCGGCGTCCTCAATAAGGATCTTCTCAGTCACCGTGCTATTCTACGTCGCTTCGCGGGCGCGGGCGTAGGGCGTGCGGGGCTAGGTTGAGCGAGCCACTACTTCACGTACACGCGCGGGACCCGGGCCGCCACGCGGGTAATAATCTCATAAGAAATCGTGCCGCTGGCCAGCGCCCATTGCGCGGCGCTCACTTCCCCGCGGGCCGGGTCGCCGAAGAGCACCACGGGGGTGCCGGCCGGCAGCGGCCCGTCCAGGCGCACCACAAACTGGTCCATGCACACCCGCCCGGTCATGGGCGCGCGCTGGGCGGCCGGCCCCTCCCCGACCGTCACATAGCCCTTATTGGACAGCGCCCGCGGAACCCCATCGGCATATCCGAGCGGTACGACGCCGAGCACGGCCCCGTCCTCAACAACGGCCGTGTGCCCGTAAGAAACGCCGGCGCGGTGGGAAAGTTGGCGGGTGGTGAGGAGTTCGGATTCCAGTCGCATGGCGGGGCGCAGGCCCAGGTCGGAGGCGAGGGTGCGGCGCGGTTCGGGGCTGAGCCCGTAGAGGATAATGCCGGGGCGCACCATATCGTAGCGGGCCCCCGGGTGCCAGAGCACCCCGCTGGAGGCGGCCAGGTGGGCCAGACGCGGGGTGAGGCCAGCGCAGGTGGCGAGGCGGCGGGCTTCGTCGAAAGCGGCGATTTGGCTGGTGGTGGCATCACTATCCGGGTCATCCGCGCAGGCCAGGTGGCTCCAGATGCCGACCACGTGGAGGCGCCCAGCCTGTTGGTGTGTGGCGAGCAGTTGTGCGGCCGGGGGGATATCTTCCAGGTTGAAGCCCTCGCGGGTCATGCCGCTATCCACGCTCAGGTGGACCCGGGCGGTGTGGCCGGTAGCTTCCGCGGCCCGCGCTACCGCCTCAATCATCCAGGTGTCCCCCACCGAGAGTTCAATCCCGGCTTTCAGTGCCGGGGCGAGGTCACTATCGGGGGTGTAGATCCAGGAGAACACCGGGGGCAGAGCCGGGTGGCCAGCCAGCGCTTCACCTTCGGTAGGCTGCTCCCCCCATTCCCGGACCAGCACGAGTGCTTCGGCAAGTTGGGCAACCCCCAGGTAGTCCGCTCCCGCGCGCGCGAATGCGCGCGCGGCGGGAAGCAACCCGTGGCCGTAGGCATCACCTTTGATAACCGCCATGATTTTCTGGCCCGTGAGATGGGCCCGTACCCGGGTGAGGTTCTGTTCGAGCGCACCCAGGCTGATGGTAGCTCGGGAGGTGAAAACTGCGGGATCAAGGCTAAACATGGTGTTCTTCCTGTTGAGGCGCGGATAGGGGCGGGAGCTGGCGAGCTGCGGCCGAGCGGTCGGCTGCGGGCCGCGGCGCGGGGAGGTGCGTGCCTGTATTCTACGCGCCGCTCAGAATCTGGCCGATGACCTCCGGGATGCGCGCGGCGATCTGGGCTGCGCTAATAGGCCGGCCCGACGCGGGCGCGGGCTCCCCGAGGGCGCCCCGCGCCGGCGCGGCGAAAGGCGTTCCGGCAGCGAGCGCGGCAGCGCGGGCATGAACGTGCAGGGCAGCGGCCGCAATACGGGCGGCCGCCCCCAGTGCCAGGCAGGCAGTCGCAGCGGGTGCATCGATTGCGCTAAACGCACCGGTGCCATCTGCCGGCTCGGTGAGTTCAGTGCGCCCCGCAATCTCCATGTGTTCGGCGACCACAGCCTGCTGGGCGAGCATGGCTCCGATGAGCCCGGCCAGCACATCGCCGGCTCCGGCCACGGCCCGCCAGCCCGGCGCCCCACCCTGGGCATAACACGGCCCACTCGGGCTGGCCACCACATCAACGGATCCCTTGAGCACCACCGTCGCACCCAACCGGGCCGCCAGGGCCCGCGCGGCCGCCACCGGGCAGGACTCAATCACCGCGCGGCTAAACGGCGTGCCATCCCCGTCGCGGAGATCCAGTTGCGCGGCGAGCAGGGCGGCTTCCCCGGCATGCGGGGTGAGCACCACGTGTTCGCCGAACCGCGCGCCTTTGCGCGCCGCCATATCGGCGATGGTGGGCAGAGCCCCGGCATCCACAACCACCGGGGACCCGTCTTTGAGCGCGGCGTGCAGCAGGGCCGGTGCTCCCGGAGGATCGCCCGAA encodes:
- the alr gene encoding alanine racemase, translating into MFSLDPAVFTSRATISLGALEQNLTRVRAHLTGQKIMAVIKGDAYGHGLLPAARAFARAGADYLGVAQLAEALVLVREWGEQPTEGEALAGHPALPPVFSWIYTPDSDLAPALKAGIELSVGDTWMIEAVARAAEATGHTARVHLSVDSGMTREGFNLEDIPPAAQLLATHQQAGRLHVVGIWSHLACADDPDSDATTSQIAAFDEARRLATCAGLTPRLAHLAASSGVLWHPGARYDMVRPGIILYGLSPEPRRTLASDLGLRPAMRLESELLTTRQLSHRAGVSYGHTAVVEDGAVLGVVPLGYADGVPRALSNKGYVTVGEGPAAQRAPMTGRVCMDQFVVRLDGPLPAGTPVVLFGDPARGEVSAAQWALASGTISYEIITRVAARVPRVYVK
- the tsaE gene encoding tRNA (adenosine(37)-N6)-threonylcarbamoyltransferase complex ATPase subunit type 1 TsaE, encoding MTEKILIEDAEAMHAVGCALGKLLRGGDLIMLNGPLGAGKTTMTRGIAEGMNVGGRVTSPTFVIANVHRSRVGGPDLVHVDAYRLTSLEELDALDLDSSLEESATVVEWGEGKTEVLTNDRLDIDIERPVGAAAGSDVLDLYVDSPRTLSLRASGPRSRQLAADLLASYHQENAS